In Chloroflexaceae bacterium, the following proteins share a genomic window:
- a CDS encoding 3-deoxy-7-phosphoheptulonate synthase, with protein sequence MDNNPDLSRQVENLHVRELTPLQPPLELKHELPLTPTAARTVTTAREVIRRVLRGEDRRLLVVIGPCSIHDPEAALEYARRLRRIQDDLSTQLVLIMRAYLEKPRTTVGWRGLINDPHLDGSFDMQSGLHIARRLLMEINELGIPVATEMLDPISPQYLDDQISLATIGARTSEAQTHRALASGVSMPVGFKNGTDGGIEAAVNACVSAAASHSFLGIDDRGRSAVVKTTGNPDSFVILRGGRHGPNYYPEYVVRAARLMREASLRPAVMIDCSHGNAGGDYRRQETVWYNVVEQVIHGPTPIIGMMVESNLEEGKQPFVADRSKLRYGVSVTDGCVGWAATELMLHEARLALERAR encoded by the coding sequence ATGGATAACAACCCTGATCTTTCCAGGCAGGTTGAAAACCTGCACGTGCGTGAACTGACCCCGCTCCAGCCGCCGCTGGAGTTGAAACACGAGTTGCCTCTCACTCCGACCGCCGCCCGCACGGTGACTACCGCCCGCGAGGTGATCCGGCGCGTGCTGCGTGGCGAGGATCGGCGACTCCTCGTGGTCATTGGCCCGTGTTCCATCCATGATCCCGAAGCCGCCCTGGAGTACGCCCGCCGCCTGCGCCGCATCCAGGATGATCTCAGCACGCAACTGGTGCTCATTATGCGCGCCTACCTGGAGAAGCCCCGCACCACCGTCGGCTGGCGCGGTCTAATCAATGACCCGCATCTGGACGGTTCGTTTGATATGCAATCCGGACTGCACATCGCTCGCCGCTTGCTGATGGAGATCAATGAACTCGGCATCCCGGTGGCTACCGAGATGCTCGACCCGATCAGCCCGCAGTACCTGGACGACCAGATCAGCCTGGCCACCATCGGCGCGCGCACCAGCGAGGCCCAGACCCACCGGGCGCTGGCCAGCGGCGTCTCGATGCCGGTAGGCTTCAAGAACGGCACCGACGGCGGCATCGAGGCGGCGGTCAACGCCTGCGTCTCCGCCGCTGCATCCCATAGCTTCCTGGGCATTGATGATCGCGGGCGCAGCGCGGTGGTGAAGACCACCGGCAACCCTGATAGCTTTGTCATTCTGCGCGGGGGGCGCCACGGCCCCAATTACTACCCCGAATATGTTGTGCGGGCCGCGCGCCTGATGCGTGAAGCGTCGCTCCGTCCCGCCGTGATGATTGATTGTAGCCACGGCAACGCTGGTGGAGACTACCGGCGCCAGGAGACGGTCTGGTACAACGTCGTCGAGCAGGTAATTCACGGGCCAACCCCGATCATCGGGATGATGGTCGAGAGCAATCTGGAGGAGGGCAAACAGCCATTTGTGGCCGATCGGTCGAAATTGCGCTACGGCGTCTCCGTGACCGATGGCTGCGTGGGCTGGGCCGCCACGGAGTTGATGCTCCACGAGGCGCGCCTGGCGCTGGAACGGGCGCGGTAG
- a CDS encoding polysaccharide deacetylase family protein, with protein sequence MVSRRLLLGATMVSLLVGVLGALIYVQQRVARCAFVPIVAAELLPNAGLVPAEATGMPAGWQRRSGGVELRGPAVDGQGFDLDGDGRALQLLGIANYVQTPPIPVQPGERYCFSGFSLTDSEQRSPTRARLVFDWRDASGATVGEAATLWQPVTLWTPEAPPRDWSRLQGSFVAPPEARSLVVRIEPASDDRIYLDAMRARRGGAALAGLAAPAPAIAAEPPRVAAWPLGRQAAVAFTFDWETAMGGLIHSRSVGDPNYDKDPEARGLRMREGVTTTLQLFRPYGVRATYYATGYNFLTGNLERRRFMGDPVFAWASPANGWVTDRWTYTPWFADDPFGTYRSHPAWYFGDLIQSLRDAGHEIQSHTFSHLYGGLADAATWAADLQAWNQAAAERGVAPATSLAFPWSGSAGMSDANWDVLERGGIRSVTRLSNQMQYNLFPTDADGVTLEPRCRWLPGREERILACPDFYLTPERVGLALRQIERAVAAGGAIDLWAHTEEVTSPEQIRAWEEVVGRVARDRRLWVAPLGEIAAWQAALAAVRVEPVAAQPDEEGVITVRLINPGAADLANLALQLPANTRRVTVNGDELVRYEQGLPAGRGWWLAAGLAAFDLPAGQTAEVRIWVTP encoded by the coding sequence ATGGTTTCACGACGACTGCTTCTCGGCGCGACGATGGTCAGTCTGCTGGTTGGCGTCCTGGGCGCGCTGATCTACGTGCAACAACGGGTCGCCCGGTGCGCCTTCGTGCCTATTGTTGCCGCCGAGTTGCTGCCTAATGCCGGCCTGGTCCCCGCTGAGGCCACAGGTATGCCCGCTGGCTGGCAGCGCCGCTCCGGGGGGGTGGAACTGCGCGGCCCCGCGGTTGACGGGCAGGGCTTTGACCTCGACGGCGACGGGCGGGCCCTGCAGTTGCTCGGCATCGCCAATTACGTGCAGACTCCGCCCATTCCGGTGCAGCCCGGCGAACGCTACTGTTTCAGCGGCTTCTCTCTCACCGACTCCGAGCAGCGATCCCCTACCCGCGCGCGCCTGGTCTTCGACTGGCGCGATGCTTCCGGGGCAACCGTCGGCGAGGCGGCGACTCTCTGGCAGCCCGTGACCCTCTGGACGCCGGAGGCGCCACCCCGCGACTGGTCGCGGCTGCAGGGCAGTTTCGTCGCCCCGCCCGAGGCGCGTTCCCTCGTGGTGCGCATCGAGCCGGCTTCGGATGACCGGATCTACCTCGATGCAATGCGCGCCCGCCGTGGGGGCGCCGCCCTCGCCGGTCTGGCCGCGCCCGCGCCCGCGATCGCTGCCGAGCCGCCCCGCGTGGCGGCCTGGCCCCTGGGCCGTCAGGCCGCTGTGGCCTTCACCTTTGACTGGGAAACCGCCATGGGCGGTCTGATCCACTCGCGCTCGGTCGGCGACCCCAACTACGATAAGGACCCCGAGGCGCGCGGGCTAAGGATGCGCGAGGGGGTCACCACCACGCTGCAACTCTTCCGGCCCTACGGCGTGCGCGCCACCTACTACGCTACTGGCTATAACTTCCTCACCGGCAATCTCGAGCGCCGCCGTTTCATGGGTGACCCGGTGTTCGCCTGGGCCAGTCCGGCCAATGGCTGGGTCACCGATCGCTGGACGTATACGCCCTGGTTCGCTGATGATCCCTTCGGCACCTATCGCAGCCATCCGGCCTGGTACTTCGGCGACCTGATCCAGTCCCTGCGCGATGCCGGCCATGAGATCCAGAGCCATACCTTCAGCCACCTCTATGGCGGTCTGGCCGACGCGGCCACCTGGGCGGCCGACCTGCAAGCCTGGAACCAGGCGGCCGCCGAACGTGGCGTCGCCCCGGCCACCTCCCTTGCCTTCCCCTGGAGCGGCAGCGCTGGCATGAGCGACGCTAACTGGGACGTGCTCGAACGGGGCGGAATCCGCAGCGTTACCCGGCTGAGTAACCAGATGCAGTACAATCTGTTTCCGACCGATGCCGACGGCGTGACGCTCGAGCCGCGCTGCCGCTGGCTGCCGGGCCGTGAGGAACGCATCCTGGCCTGTCCCGACTTCTACCTGACCCCTGAGCGCGTTGGCCTGGCCCTGCGACAGATCGAACGCGCCGTCGCCGCCGGGGGCGCGATTGACCTCTGGGCGCACACCGAGGAGGTCACCTCGCCCGAGCAGATCCGGGCATGGGAAGAGGTGGTAGGGCGCGTTGCGCGCGACCGGCGCCTCTGGGTGGCGCCCCTTGGCGAAATCGCCGCCTGGCAGGCCGCCCTCGCCGCCGTGAGGGTCGAACCGGTCGCCGCGCAGCCGGACGAGGAAGGCGTCATTACCGTGCGTCTCATCAATCCTGGCGCCGCCGATCTCGCCAATCTCGCCCTGCAACTGCCCGCGAACACACGGCGCGTGACGGTCAATGGCGATGAGTTGGTCCGCTACGAACAGGGGCTTCCCGCCGGACGGGGATGGTGGCTCGCTGCTGGCCTTGCCGCCTTCGATCTGCCCGCCGGACAGACGGCGGAGGTACGGATATGGGTGACGCCGTGA